A single Saccopteryx bilineata isolate mSacBil1 chromosome 7, mSacBil1_pri_phased_curated, whole genome shotgun sequence DNA region contains:
- the CHUK gene encoding inhibitor of nuclear factor kappa-B kinase subunit alpha isoform X3: MKKLNHSNVVKACDVPEELNFLINDVPLLAMEYCSGGDLRKLLNKPENCCGLKESQILSLLSDIGSGIRYLHENKIIHRDLKPENIVLQDVGGKIIHKIIDLGYAKDVDQGSLCTSFVGTLQYLAPELFENKPYTATVDYWSFGTMVFECIAGYRPFLHHLQPFTWHEKIKKKDPKCIFACEEMTGEVRFSSHLPQPNNLCSLIVEPMENWLQLMLNWDPQQRGGPVDLTLKQPKCFVLMDHILNLKIVHILNMTSAKIISFLLPSDESLHSLQSRIEHETGINTASQELLSETGISLDPRKPASQCVLDGIRGCDSYMVYLFDKSKTVYEGPFASRSLSDCVNYIVRDSKIQLPIIQLRKVWAEAVHYVSGLKEDYSRLFQGQRAAMLSLLRYNTNLTKMKNALISASQQLKAKLEFFHKSIQLDLERYSEQMTYGISSEKMLKAWKEMEEKAIHYAEVGVIGYLEDQIMCLHTEIMELQKSPYGRRQGDLMESLEQRAIDLYKQLKHRPSDHSYSDSTEMVKIIVHTVQSQDRVLKELFGHLSKLLGCKQKIIDLLPKVEIALSNIKEADSTVMFMQGKRQKEIWHLLKIACTQSSARSLVGSSLEGAVTTPQASAWLPPTSAEREHPLSCVVTPQDGGTLAQMIEENLNCLGHLSTIIHEANEEQSSRMMNLDWSWLTE, encoded by the exons gatcTGGGATCCGGTATTTGcatgaaaacaaaattatacatcGTGATCTAAAACCTGAAAACATAGTTCTTCAGGATGTTGGTGGGAAG attatacataaaataattgacCTGGGATATGCCAAAGATGTTGATCAAGGAAGTCTGTGTACATCTTTTGTGGGAACATTGCAGTATCTG gccCCAGAGCTCTTTGAGAATAAGCCTTACACAGCCACTGTTGATTACTGGAGCTTTGGGACCATGGTGTTTGAATGTATTGCTGGATATAGGCCTTTTTTACATCATCTGCAGCCATTTACCTG gcATGAGAAGATTAAGAAGAAGGATCCAAAGTGTATATTTGCATGTGAAGAAATGACAGGAGAAGTTCGGTTTAGTAGTCATTTACCTCAACCAAATAACCTGTGTAG TTTAATAGTAGAACCCATGGAAAATTGGCTACAGTTGATGCTGAATTGGGATCCTCAGCAGAGAGGAGGACCTGTCGATCTTACTTTGAAGCAGCCAAAATGTTTTGTATTAATGGATCACATTCTGAATTTGAAG ATAGTACACATCCTAAATATGACTTCTGcaaaaatcatttcttttctgttacCATCTGATGAAAGTCTCCATTCACTGCAGTCTCGTATTGAGCATGAAACTGGCATAAATACTGCTTCTCAGGAGCTTCTTTCAGAGACAGGAATTTCTCTGGATCCTCGGAAACCAGCCTCTCAATGTGTTCTCGATGGAATA agaggATGTGATAGTTATATGGTTTATTTGTTTGATAAAAGTAAGACTGTATATGAAGGACCATTTGCTTCCAGAAGTTTATCTGACTGTGTAAATTATATTG TACGGGACAGCAAAATACAGCTTCCCATTATACAGCTGCGTAAAGTATGGGCTGAAGCAGTGCACTATGTATCGGGGCTGAAAGAAGACTACAGCAGGCTCTTCCAGGGACAGCGAGCTGCAAT GTTAAGTCTTCTTAGATATAATACTAACTTGACAAAAATGAAGAATGCTTTGATCTCAGCATCTCAGCAACTGAAAGCTAAACTGGAGTTTTTTCACAAAAGCATTCAGCTTGACTTGGAAAGATACAGTGAGCAGATGACCTACGGGATAT cctcagaaaaaatgttaaaagcatgGAAGGAAATGGAAGAAAAGGCCATCCACTATGCTGAG GTAGGTGTCATTGGATACCTGGAGGATCAGATCATGTGCCTGCACACTGAGATCATGGAGCTACAGAAAAGCCCTTATGGAAGACGTCAGGGAGACTTGATGGAATCTCT GGAACAGCGTGCCATTGATCTATATAAGCAGTTAAAGCACAGACCTTCAG ATCACTCCTACAGTGACAGCACGGAGATGGTGAAGATCATTGTGCATACTGTGCAGAGTCAGGACCGGGTTCTGAAGGAGCTGTTTGGTCATCTGAG CAAGTTGTTGGGCTGTAAGCAGAAGATTATTGATCTACTGCCCAAGGTGGAAATCGCCCTCAGTAACATCAAAGAAGCTGACAGTACTGTCATGTTTATGCagggaaagaggcagaaagaaatatGGCATCTCCTTAAAATTGCCTGt acACAGAGTTCGGCTCGGTCCCTTGTAGGATCCAGTCTAGAAGGTGCAGTGACCACCCCTCAGGCATCAGCATGGCTTCCCCCGACCTCAGCAGAACGTGAACATCCCCTGTCATGCGTGGTAACTCCTCAAGATGG GGGGACTTTGGCACAAATGATAGAAGAAAATTTGAACTGTCTTGGCCATTTAAGCACTATTATTCATGAAGCAAATGAGGAACAGAGCAGTAGGATGATG aatcttGATTGGAGTTGGTTAACAGAATGA